The sequence CTGAGTGCGTGCTCTcgtcccttccctctcttctgtggcgtgagaagaggggagggcagCGGTtacggagggaggaggaaagccAGGAGGAGCCGCCGCCGCTTccactactactgttattactactgcttGAGCCGGGCTCCCTCCAGGCGTCCAGGCTGGACCGGGCCGGGCCGACACGATGGCTCTCGCTGCGAGTTTCCTGGATAGGGGAGAGGTCCAGTCTGCGGCGCCTGAGGAAGGCAAAGGCCTGGGCGGTGTCCGAGCTTCTGATGTCAGGCTCCACACTGGAAGTCCGGGCTCCCTCCTCACTGTCCACAGCCTCTCCACCCGTTGGCGGACTGTCGTCGGTTGATTCGAAGGAGCGAGTGCTGGAAGATCCGCTGGAGGAGTCTTGGCTGGAGCGGCGCGAGAAGAGTCGGGAGAAAAGGCGCCGAGTGGAGCGACGTCCATCTGGCTCTCCGCTCTCGGGGGCCGGCCTTGGCGCGGGGGGGACAGGGGCGGTCGGGGACGGAGGGGGGTTGGTGTCCTGTCTGGCGGCGGGAGGGGTGTACCAGTAAGAGATgtgagaggtggaggaggagatgactGAGACGGATTCAGGGTTTGCTGTCTGTTCCTGGGATGAGTGGTTTGAGGAGCTGGTGAGGGTACGGGCTGTGGTTCTGGTGCTGAAGTCACGGGCTGAAGGAGAAGACCGGTAgaaggaggaagcggaggagagATGCCGACTCAGGGAGCTTTCTCtagcagtggaggaggaggaggaagaggtggaggagtaCACAGTCTCTTTGGGCCGTGCTCCCTGCGCATAGGTGGAGGTTACCCTGTCGGGCTGATCTGAAATCAGAGAAGAGAACGGCAGTTTGTGTGAGACTGGCTTATATGTAATAGCGCATTCAAGCATGTTGTATAGAGTGTGTGTAAACATCGTAGCATATCCCTACACAAAGAGGAGGACAATCCAGGGGTCCGAATCCTGCTTTCTCCCAAACCAGAGAGACTGGACTCGTGCCTCGTCTCCAGCTCCCTCCTGGACAACAGCGGCttggaggaggaagtggaggacgATGAAGACGATGACCGAGACAGTAAGCGGCACGAGCTCCACGATGAATCTAGCCAGGtatcactttgtttttcacCTGTACCTGTTTAGAAAAGATATGTTCCAAAGGACAACCTTATTAGAGCTTTATTAGAGCTTTGGTGGCTTAATTTTCAAATTAGTAGTAGTTTCATATTAGCAGAAATATGCAGCATTGCTCCACATCACAATTCAGTTCTCTAGTACTTAGAGGCACGGTCAAAATAATAGGGGTGCACCGATACCATTTTTTTCAGACCGAGTAAAAGTAATTTGAGTACTCGCCGATACAGAGAACTGATGTGAGTATTTCACATGATATATACACACCAATCATGCAACCTGTTCAACAAGACAATATTTAATAACCAGATTCCTGCACAAGCCacctttttaaaaacattttggctgaAACGCACACAACCCAGGCTGTGGCCTGCACAGGAGTACGCACAAGCTACGGTATTGAATCTCTTGGCATCGTCTCACTTCACCAATGCCAAGTACTTACTTTTTGGACTGTATTGGCCCAGATACCGatattggtgcatccctaaaaaacaacatgggcaacatgaaatacatgaaatgtgtgaaaaaattATGACCTCTAAAAGCCTGATGCTCAGTACCTGTGCCACTGCCAAGCCCATTACTGGAATAGGTGGATCCTGTAACTGAGGTGGAGGACGTCCTCGAATAGGCTCCTCTGTTGCTGCACGACAGTTTGGCCCTTTTAGAATCGCCATCATCGCTGGCGTTCAACAGTCCCGAGTACGTCCCCAACCTCCTCTCAGAATCACTCTGGAAAAATAAACCCAAAACAGCAATCAAAAAGTCCCCAACTGAGGCTTGACATTTCACCGACATGATTCAACAATCTTATTTCTTAACTATTaagtacattttcaaaacactttGAGAAATATACATTACAGTAGCTGCCTGCTGTAAACAAATAGCACAGAACATCCTCAGTACCAGTTTGCTCCTGCTGCTGAGAGCGGAGTCAGTCCAGGGTCGGTCGTATGATGAGGTGGAGGACGTCAGAGAAGACGGCAGCTTCCAGCTGGTGGAGCGACTGTCAGAGCTGCTGTAGTCTCTGGGCGAGCTAAGGCGGCGAGAACTctacaagggagagagagtgtaagaCACAGGGGGGTGGTCAGTATTCTTGAATGGGCACCattattaaaaattaaaaaaataaataaaaaaataaaaatccagtACTGGTCCCATGCTAGCATATGTTCTGGGGGCAAGTTTTTGacttttcatccttttttcttttagtaGTGGTGACAATTATCACACTTTGTGGCCCATGCAGAAGAATAACATTTGtgtacacacatttgtgttagtCTAACAATTTCTTCACATGATTCATCAAAGACAGAAACCCAAGTTTGACAAAACTCATTGTTTTTCTCTAAGCAACCAAGCCCACTATGGTCACAGTGTTTCCGCTACATTCATTTAATGAAATGTCAAGTGGAGTTGTTTTCAGAGCCACTTCTATTCGTGCATTACCAAAGCTACGCGCCTTCCATTGTGGTGAAAGTACACACATCCATTGTGGGCGCAGAACCAAAGCGCCTGAACACTTGGCTGTTcagcgggggaaaaaaaagcatctttTTCAGAGTGGGGAGGGTCAAActagagcaacagagagagaatcagccGACGTTGCAAGGAAAGTAACAGCAAACAGCAGCGGCTAGATTTCACAGTTtacataaacattcataaagtATCCTAAGGTCTTGAATAACAAATGTGTGCTAAAATTAGTTATGTCATtaactgtcattttatttcttagttGCAAATTTTGCCAGTGAGGCCTTCAATATTTCCATTTACGTGACCTTTATAAAGTTAAGAATAAATTCTTGTTTAAAATTTTATGTTAGGATAAATGTTTGCATTTCAAAAGTAAAGGTCTGGGATAGCAATAAATGTGTGAGAAATAGGTTTATCATCAAGTgtaatttcatttcttttagtTGCAAACTTTGCCAGTGAGGCTCTCACTTTTTCTATTTACCTAACCCCTACCGTTTT is a genomic window of Centroberyx gerrardi isolate f3 chromosome 1, fCenGer3.hap1.cur.20231027, whole genome shotgun sequence containing:
- the marchf7 gene encoding E3 ubiquitin-protein ligase MARCHF7 isoform X2, encoding MMDSRSRRLPFSVSGSRSSYTSPSSFSSSSSSSLGSSRLYGRDRVLSSDCFPRTSSALKPDLDHQSSRRLSSPRDYSSSDSRSTSWKLPSSLTSSTSSYDRPWTDSALSSRSKLSDSERRLGTYSGLLNASDDGDSKRAKLSCSNRGAYSRTSSTSVTGSTYSSNGLGSGTGTGEKQSDTWLDSSWSSCRLLSRSSSSSSSTSSSKPLLSRRELETRHESSLSGLGESRIRTPGLSSSLYQPDRVTSTYAQGARPKETVYSSTSSSSSSTARESSLSRHLSSASSFYRSSPSARDFSTRTTARTLTSSSNHSSQEQTANPESVSVISSSTSHISYWYTPPAARQDTNPPPSPTAPVPPAPRPAPESGEPDGRRSTRRLFSRLFSRRSSQDSSSGSSSTRSFESTDDSPPTGGEAVDSEEGARTSSVEPDIRSSDTAQAFAFLRRRRLDLSPIQETRSESHRVGPARSSLDAWREPGSSSSNNSSSGSGGGSSWLSSSLRNRCPPLFSRHRREGRDESTHSAAGLEDGYSHPQHSLRRWDEPEHKASEEEDEEEEEDDGEAVGAVGVEVPGAAGASTILVERMQGTFGNERIAFSAPPRVRLYENILVAVDPMDGVESQPEGREKEKPIPSRDPERLRKIQESLLLEDSDEEEGDLCRICQMGEELASNPLIEPCSCTGSLQYVHQECIKKWLRSKISSGTDLEAITTCELCKEKLHLNIDNFDINELYRTHVQSEYEFISSGLYLVVLLHLCEQRFSDVLGAANEAGFFNLARTLHEHMDNLESPHGETDEEEDEVVVRDSRPSIEFSDLDDDLEEEY
- the marchf7 gene encoding E3 ubiquitin-protein ligase MARCHF7 isoform X1, giving the protein MMDSRSRRLPFSVSGSRSSYTSPSSFSSSSSSSLGSSRLYGRDRVLSSDCFPRTSSALKPDLDHQSSRRLSSPRDYSSSDSRSTSWKLPSSLTSSTSSYDRPWTDSALSSRSKLSDSERRLGTYSGLLNASDDGDSKRAKLSCSNRGAYSRTSSTSVTGSTYSSNGLGSGTGMHQYRYLGQYSPKSTGEKQSDTWLDSSWSSCRLLSRSSSSSSSTSSSKPLLSRRELETRHESSLSGLGESRIRTPGLSSSLYQPDRVTSTYAQGARPKETVYSSTSSSSSSTARESSLSRHLSSASSFYRSSPSARDFSTRTTARTLTSSSNHSSQEQTANPESVSVISSSTSHISYWYTPPAARQDTNPPPSPTAPVPPAPRPAPESGEPDGRRSTRRLFSRLFSRRSSQDSSSGSSSTRSFESTDDSPPTGGEAVDSEEGARTSSVEPDIRSSDTAQAFAFLRRRRLDLSPIQETRSESHRVGPARSSLDAWREPGSSSSNNSSSGSGGGSSWLSSSLRNRCPPLFSRHRREGRDESTHSAAGLEDGYSHPQHSLRRWDEPEHKASEEEDEEEEEDDGEAVGAVGVEVPGAAGASTILVERMQGTFGNERIAFSAPPRVRLYENILVAVDPMDGVESQPEGREKEKPIPSRDPERLRKIQESLLLEDSDEEEGDLCRICQMGEELASNPLIEPCSCTGSLQYVHQECIKKWLRSKISSGTDLEAITTCELCKEKLHLNIDNFDINELYRTHVQSEYEFISSGLYLVVLLHLCEQRFSDVLGAANEAGFFNLARTLHEHMDNLESPHGETDEEEDEVVVRDSRPSIEFSDLDDDLEEEY